The following are encoded together in the Ignavibacteria bacterium genome:
- a CDS encoding peptidase M14 has protein sequence MRNLFCFIISSFIIFSTYALFSQEKKERWLTPAEISNFQETPRYAETMNFLRNMERASKSIRIMNLGKTPEGRMLPLIVVTSKTIEVNPSKAQSSGKAIVLIQNGIHAGEIDGKDACLMLLRDMCILKEKEYLLDKIILLILPFYNLDGHERVGVYNRINQNGPREMGWRTTSQNLNLNRDYMKADAPETRMWLKMFNEWLPDFFIDCHVTDGADYQYVITYAISDQMNVPWSVRNWIKNEFLSSIQTSMSQKNTLMSPYILWKEEHDVTKGLIGGVAPPRFSTEYCVLQNRPGFLIESHMLKDYQSRVNATYQLLVSLLEKIHSDAGKLRLAVREADEEIISAGETADGTFSLPLDYELEMNETNDSLLYLGYQYHLEKSEVSNGTWIQFSNKPANVTIPFFNTVKPTVEIQLPYAYIIPKQWTKVIEILQAHTIRLNRLTRETELEVETYKFSQPKWNERPYEGRHTVNFKTEKISERKLFPEGSLVVLMNQRTAKVAAHLFEPQAPDALVRWGFFDAVFEQKEYGESYVLEKLAREMMEKDAALKKEFESKLASDSSFAKNSYERLNFFYKKSPYWDYRKDVYPVARIPKKIVLPLELKK, from the coding sequence ATGAGAAATCTATTTTGTTTTATCATTTCGTCCTTTATTATCTTTAGTACCTACGCATTATTTTCGCAGGAAAAAAAAGAACGATGGCTTACTCCAGCAGAAATTTCGAATTTTCAGGAAACGCCTCGGTATGCAGAAACAATGAACTTTCTTAGAAATATGGAGCGTGCTTCAAAATCCATTCGCATAATGAATTTGGGGAAAACGCCTGAAGGACGAATGTTGCCGCTCATCGTCGTTACGTCGAAAACAATCGAAGTAAATCCCAGCAAAGCGCAATCATCCGGGAAAGCAATTGTTTTGATTCAAAATGGAATTCACGCTGGAGAAATTGATGGAAAGGATGCTTGCTTGATGTTGTTGCGAGATATGTGTATTCTAAAAGAAAAAGAATATCTGCTTGATAAAATAATTTTGCTCATTCTTCCGTTCTACAATCTTGATGGGCACGAACGAGTTGGAGTATATAACCGCATAAATCAAAACGGACCACGGGAGATGGGATGGAGAACAACATCGCAAAACTTAAATTTGAATCGAGACTATATGAAAGCAGATGCGCCGGAAACAAGGATGTGGCTCAAGATGTTCAATGAATGGTTACCAGATTTTTTTATTGATTGCCACGTTACCGATGGAGCGGATTATCAATATGTAATTACTTACGCAATAAGCGACCAAATGAATGTTCCATGGAGCGTGCGCAATTGGATAAAAAATGAATTTTTATCTTCGATTCAAACATCAATGAGCCAAAAAAACACACTGATGTCGCCGTATATTCTCTGGAAAGAAGAACACGATGTTACCAAAGGATTAATTGGTGGAGTTGCACCTCCGCGTTTTAGCACTGAATATTGCGTACTTCAAAACCGTCCCGGTTTTTTGATTGAATCGCATATGCTGAAAGATTATCAATCTCGTGTGAATGCTACGTACCAACTCTTGGTTTCTCTCCTTGAAAAAATACATTCCGATGCGGGAAAATTACGACTTGCAGTTCGCGAAGCGGATGAAGAAATAATTTCTGCTGGCGAAACAGCAGATGGAACATTTTCACTTCCGTTGGATTATGAACTTGAAATGAATGAAACCAATGATTCACTGTTGTATTTAGGGTATCAATACCATCTTGAAAAAAGTGAAGTTTCAAATGGAACATGGATACAATTTTCCAATAAACCTGCGAATGTAACTATCCCGTTTTTCAATACCGTAAAACCAACCGTTGAAATTCAACTTCCGTATGCGTACATCATTCCAAAACAATGGACGAAAGTTATTGAGATATTGCAAGCGCATACTATTAGATTGAATCGTTTAACACGGGAAACAGAACTGGAAGTAGAAACGTATAAATTTTCTCAGCCGAAATGGAATGAACGACCGTATGAAGGAAGGCACACGGTAAATTTTAAGACCGAAAAAATTTCCGAACGAAAATTATTTCCTGAAGGTTCGTTGGTAGTATTGATGAATCAACGTACTGCAAAAGTTGCGGCACATTTGTTTGAACCGCAAGCGCCTGATGCCTTAGTCCGTTGGGGATTTTTTGATGCTGTTTTTGAACAAAAAGAATACGGCGAAAGTTATGTTCTCGAAAAACTTGCGCGTGAGATGATGGAAAAAGATGCAGCGTTGAAGAAAGAATTTGAATCGAAACTTGCTTCCGATTCTTCATTTGCAAAAAATTCGTATGAGCGATTGAATTTCTTTTACAAAAAATCTCCCTATTGGGATTACCGCAAAGATGTGTATCCTGTTGCTCGGATTCCTAAAAAAATTGTGCTTCCTCTGGAATTGAAAAAATAA